The following coding sequences are from one Pocillopora verrucosa isolate sample1 chromosome 5, ASM3666991v2, whole genome shotgun sequence window:
- the LOC131787605 gene encoding geranylgeranyl pyrophosphate synthase → MFSPSPDSYSTQEKILLEPYSYVLKVPGKQVREKLIQAFNFWLKIPGDKLSVIAEVVKMLHNSSLLIDDIEDNSKLRRGIPVAHQIYGVAHTINSANYMYFKALEKVLSLNHPDCINIFTEELLELHRGQGMDIYWRDSYTCPSEDEYHEMVKKKTGGLFRLAVRLMQSFSENRSNFVPLLDTLALFFQIRDDYANLLSEEYKENKSFCEDLTEGKFSFPIIHAIRSDSESTRILNILRQRTTDVDIKKYFVDCLEQIGSFAYTKVILKQMEDKSQALIADLGGNPQLSAIVKQLAKLYS, encoded by the exons ATGTTTTCACCTTCACCAGATTCTTACTCCACGCAGGAAAAG ATTCTCCTAGAGCCTTACAGTTATGTTCTAAAAGTTCCAGGAAAACAAGTCAGGGAGAAGCTTATTCAG gcttttaatttttggttaAAGATCCCAGGAGATAAACTTAGTGTGATAGCAGAGGTGGTAAAGATGTTACACAATTCTAGTTTATT AATTGATGATATAGAAGATAACTCAAAGTTACGAAGAGGGATTCCAG TTGCTCACCAGATTTATGGAGTGGCTCACACAATCAACAGTGCTAACTACATGTACTTCAAAGCTTTGGAGAAGGTGCTGTCCTTGAACCATCCAGATTGTATAAACATATTTACAG AGGAACTGTTAGAGCTTCACAGAGGCCAGGGAATGGATATATACTGGAGAGACAGTTACACCTGCCCATCTGAGGATGAGTATCATGAAATGGTCAAGAAAA AGACTGGAGGCCTTTTTAGATTGGCTGTGAGGCTGATGCAATCTTTCAGTGAAAATAGAAG TAACTTCGTTCCATTACTGGATACACTCGCCTTGTTTTTCCAAATCAGAGATGACTATGCCAACTTACTCTCGGAAGAG tacaaggaaaacaaaagtttttgtgAAGACCTAACGGAAGGAAAGTTTTCATTTCCGATCATTCATGCCATCCGCAGTGACTCTGAAAGCACCAGAATTTTGA ATATTTTGAGACAGAGGACAACTGACGTAGACATTAAGAAGTATTTTGTAGATTGTTTAGAACAG ATTGGCTCATTTGCGTACACTAAAGTAATACTCAAGCAAATGGAGGACAA ATCTCAAGCACTGATCGCAGATTTGGGCGGAAATCCTCAACTTTCAGCTATAGTTAAACAATTGGCAAAACTTTATTCCTAG
- the LOC131787592 gene encoding uncharacterized protein — translation MSGWFAIVFVLVTSFLLVAGNKPNNCGVYGHCSTDKTDSKENLNNFGANSNFERKRSQVNQTKNYVKEEISSKRDDTFTDVLKNLLAKVDKAKTAITNLNSVPQRNASSTVKPVTNPVNVSKTTAAPGTSTPPTVPTTLSSSSTSGSTTSSPVGSEATTTAAPTVTSSPSPTPTTPAVKPTGNASCSGALGACAGGVPVVIPGKNNITIAPGVVLTPNGEIILTPHLPLLPGAGQTPGSKPYPGTFPALLAGLAAATGAAGATGTAPATGSVGATGGVNAVARPGAPQTSSIAQQSPCVNNFKSCQDWAAKGECTKNSPFMMVNCRRSCTNCAKCENSQRQCIDWSKHGECSKNRPYMEQKCWRSCSKCAPCVNKFPHKCITWAKDGKCSSNRNFMEMMCWRSCSNCVKCENKRDGCVDWAADGQCTKTAPFMLENCWKSCSFCAPCIDKHPTNCPLWAKDGECKKNRKFMEDNCWKSCSNCCKDKNKHCSEWAKAQECTKNPDFMNENCAKSCKKC, via the exons ATGAGTGGATGGTTCGCgatagtttttgttttggtgacATCGTTCCTTCTGGTGGCCGGAAACAAACCCAACAACTGTGGTGTCTATGGTCATTGTTCCACTGATAAAACAGATTCgaaggaaaatttgaacaacTTTGGGGCAAATTCGAATTTTGAGAGGAAAAGAAGTCAAGTTAATCAAACCAAAAACTATGTCAAGGAAGAAATATCTTCAAAGAGGGACGACACTTTCACAGATGTGCTTAAAAACCTCTTAGCTAAGGTGGACAAGGCCAAAACTGCAATCACAAACTTGAATAGTGTACCTCAAAGAAACGCTTCTTCTACCGTAAAACCGGTAACGAACCCCGTCAACGTCTCTAAAACAACCGCAGCCCCCGGCACCAGCACTCCCCCAACTGTTCCAACTACGCTAAGCTCAAGTTCCACTTCCGGAAGTACAACTTCGTCCCCGGTCGGAAGTGAGGCCACTACGACTGCGGCACCCACCGTTACAAGCTCTCCAAGCCCTACCCCTACGACCCCGGCCGTGAAACCTACGGGCAACGCCTCGTGTAGTGGAGCTTTAGGGGCTTGTGCTGGTGGTGTGCCTGTGGTGATACCCGGTAAAAATAACATCACTATTGCTCCTGGGGTCGTTTTAACTCCAAATGGTGAAATTATCTTAACTCCACACCTTCCACTGTTGCCGGGGGCTGGTCAAACTCCAGGAAGTAAACCTTATCCCGGGACCTTTCCCGCTTTATTAGCCGGGTTAGCCGCAGCAACCGGTGCAGCCGGAGCAACCGGAACGGCCCCAGCAACCGGGTCAGTAGGAGCTACAGGAGGTGTTAACGCGGTGGCTAGACCAGGAGCTCCCCAAACGTCCTCCATTGCTCAACAAA GTCCATGTGTCAATAACTTCAAGAGTTGTCAGGATTGGGCTGCTAAAGGAGAGTGCACTAAGAACTCACCGTTTATGATGGTAAACTGTCGACGTAGCTGCACCAACTGTG CAAAGTGCGAAAATAGCCAACGGCAGTGCATTGATTGGTCAAAACATGGAGAATGCAGCAAGAACAGGCCATATATGGAGCAAAAATGCTGGCGAAGTTGCTCGAAATGCg ctCCTTGCGTAAACAAATTTCCTCACAAATGCATCACATGGGCTAAAGATGGCAAATGTTCATCAAATAGAAACTTTATGGAAATGATGTGCTGGAGAAGCTGCTCAAATTGTG TTAAATGCGAGAACAAGCGAGATGGATGTGTGGATTGGGCTGCGGATGGGCAATGCACTAAGACTGCTCCTTTTATGTTAGAAAACTGCTGGAAAAGCTGTTCGTTTTGTG CTCCTTGTATCGATAAGCATCCTACCAATTGTCCACTCTGGGCTAAGGATGGAGAGTGCAAGAAAAATAGGAAATTTATGGAAGACAATTGTTGGAAAAGTTGCTCAAACT GTTGcaaggataaaaacaaacactgTTCAGAGTGGGCCAAAGCCCAAGAATGCACAAAAAACCCTGATTTTATGAACGAAAACTGTGCTAAGAGTTGTAAAAAATGCTGA
- the LOC136280755 gene encoding neuropilin-1a-like, whose translation MEIRFVVIHLLMWCIIYLKGISIARTTPILNVQVAVDDSEPLFQGNKTKVNVNVTHNNNSTSALNRLELGQQFSYEVVISIDPQGLTEPGRLHVAYVISTITYSGEYDNFTDPNNGTRLTKTSDNFHTSFYFYVPDSPCVQPLGMRSGYIKESQLLSSSFFKTSQDSPGHSPHRARLGSSGHWSPADGSASIDREQFILINSERFIRLKMGLVNVTNGNAAIPTAYRSPTSIRFLRIQPTSWHKGSALRIEVYGCYINETAPTKDRNTIRAAHAPRLS comes from the exons ATGGAGATTCGTTTTGTTGTAATCCACCTTTTAATGTGGTGTATAATATACCTTAAG GGGATTTCCATAGCTCGAACTACACCAATATTAAATGTACAGGTTGCAGTAGATGACAGCGAGCCCTTGTTTCAAGG aaacaaaactaaagtcAACGTAAATGTAACCCATAATAACAACTCAACGTCTGCG CTCAACAGGCTCGAGCTGGGCCAACAATTCTCGTATGAAGTAGTCATTTCCATTGATCCTCAAGGACTCACTGAGCCTGGTCGCCTTCACGTAGCTTATGTGATCAGCACCATAACATATAGCGGTGAATACGATAATTTTACAGATCCAAATAACGGAACAAGGCTGACTAAAACTTCTGACAATTTTCACACTTCGTTCTACTTCTACGTACCAG aCTCCCCCTGTGTTCAACCGCTGGGCATGAGAAGTGGGTACATCAAGGAGAGCCAACTTTTATCATCGTCATTCTTCAAGACATCTCAAGATTCACCTGGTCACAGTCCCCATCGGGCTAGGCTTGGCAGCTCAGGGCACTGGTCCCCTGCCGATGGAAGCGCTTCAATTGATAGAGAACAGTTTATACTAATCAACTCTGAGAGATTCATCCGTCTGAAAATG GGCCTTGTCAACGTAACAAATGGAAACGCAGCAATCCCAACGGCTTACAGGTCTCCTACTTCTATTCGATTTCTGAGAATTCAGCCTACTTCTTGGCACAAAGGAAGTGCTCTTCGAATTGAAGTTTATGGGTGTTACATAAATGAGACAGCACCCACAAAAGATAG GAACACAATCCGTGCTGCGCATGCTCCGAGGCTGTCCTAG
- the LOC131787593 gene encoding discoidin domain-containing receptor 2-like encodes MTASSNADLPKLNASSGRLNFNSAWCSANSNELPLFLQIDLHEIHIITAVATQPRHSNIGNVQSVTKYNLNYSEDGANWRIYQHNGKDKKFLGNLVEDIATKTHLPIPVKARLIRFLPLGMMSSTCMRVELYGEKSSTESTGKWSSKK; translated from the exons ATGACTGCTTCCTCCAACGCTGATCTGCCAAAGTTGAATGCTTCTAGTGGCCGATTGAACTTCAACAGCGCTTGGTGCTCAGCAAACTCCAATGAGCTACCGCTCTTTTTACAAATTGATCTTCATGAAATCCACATAATTACAGCG GTCGCTACCCAGCCACGGCATTCAAATATCGGTAATGTTCAAAGCGTGACAAAATACAACTTGAATTATTCAGAGGATGGAGCCAATTGGAGAATATATCAACATAATGGGAAGGACAAg AAGTTCCTTGGAAACTTAGTTGAAGATATCGCTACTAAAACTCACCTGCCAATTCCGGTGAAGGCGCGACTGATTCGATTTCTACCTCTTGGAATGATGTCTTCTACATGTATGCGAGTTGAACTATATGGAGAAAAATCTTCCACGGAAAGTACGGGTAAATGGTCTTCAAAAAAGTGA
- the LOC131787594 gene encoding tolloid-like protein 1: protein MWLALDRRIVSILGYDQNEDVIYGVARNRRSYLRCNVTKCAAIPSEVWLRLRDLSTTILSTEIAFVPETGHDFTDTQISGYKLVDNDGNKWGASAVGIHFFKGEEQTWKLMAHWRARDLNKCYSGPCDNGGSCAGNKNEYTCICLSDWAGKNCETKFVVPQVEVTKSTCNSTTNKVETGTINTPKYPKDYGSNSRCEWLITSSHRIKLVFNYFFVENGWDYFHVYEGKSTSSKRIGKLTGGHTNKVIKSSGNYLYLKFTSDSVINKKGFLIAYEVITRVHEF from the exons ATGTGGCTTG ccttGGACAGACGCATTGTCAGCATTCTTGGTTATGATCAGAATGAAGACGTTATCTATGGCGTGGCCAGGAACAGAAGATCATACTTACGATGTAACGTTACCAAGTGTGCTGCTATTCCAAGTGAAGTCTGGTTAAGGTTGAGGGATTTGTCAACCACAATCTTATCCACAGAGATTGCTTTTGTTCCGGAGACAGGCCATGATTTTACTGATACTCAAATTTCTGGATACAAACTGGTTGATAACGACGGCAATAAATGGGGAG CTTCAGCAGTGGGTATTCATTTCTTCAAAGGGGAAGAGCAAACATGGAAATTGATGGCCCATTGGCGGGCTAGGG ATCTAAACAAATGTTACAGTGGACCTTGTGATAATGGCGGTTCTTGTGCTGGGAATAAAAATGAATACACTTGCATCTGCCTCAGCGATTGGGCAGGAAAGAACTGTGAAACCAAGT TTGTTGTCCCTCAAGTTGAGGTGACGAAGTCCACCTGCAATTCAACCACGAACAAAGTGGAAACGGGAACAATCAACACTCCAAAATATCCCAAGGACTATGGCAGTAATAGTCGTTGTGAATGGCTTATTACCTCATCACATCGGATTAAACtggtttttaattactttttcgTGGAGAATGGTTGGGATTATTTCCATGTCTACGAGGGAAAATCCACCAGCTCCAAACGGATTGGCAAGCTTACTGGAGGTCATACTAACAAAGTCATCAAAAGTTCTGGAAATTACCTTTATCTAAAGTTCACCTCCGATTCAGTAATCAACAAAAAAGGATTCTTGATAGCTTATGAAG
- the LOC131787619 gene encoding deleted in malignant brain tumors 1 protein-like, protein MNFEKFYRILIFLGLIEFFLQLSIGELNEERGASILGMMLEKHIFKKITGAVFGDVCLRDCYRDVRCQSFNYVFTQDMCELSNRTKEARPEDFIPNSERYYFRRDKNRVSLGSIPDLPAKSCREINKSEEGTAVSGKYWLDFSILEIPVLAYCHMETEVRVQSFVTVSSSCANSSTVLSGSSGILYSNKAQRYSNHMNCSWSLLSDNNIMLTFFKFDTEWQYDFVNVYDGRSTSSPLIGRYHGTSLPPVVTSSSKQLFITFTSDFSVRKPGFRASYRVVNEIRLIGNTSLTGSVEVFADGQWGTICEDGWDINDAHVICRQLGFPSAIKAFSSATHGQGSGQIWIHSLECTGNESHIYECSHNDYNCDHSGDASVECSSIIP, encoded by the exons ATGAATTTCGAGAAGTTCTATCGCATcttaatttttcttggtttgatTGAGTTCTTCCTTCAACTATCCATCGGGGAGTTGAATGAAGAGAGAGGAGCGTCCATCCTCGGGATGATGTtagaaaaacacattttcaagAAGATTACCGGAGCTGTTTTCGGTGATGTGTGTTTGCGGGATTGTTATCGCGACGTCAGATGTCAAAGCTTTAACTACGTCTTTACCCAAGATATGTGTGAATTAAGCAACCGCACAAAAGAGGCCAGACCTGAGGATTTTATACCAAATTCTGAGAGGTACTATTTCAGGCGAGACAAGAATAGAG TCTCTCTCGGTTCCATACCTGATCTGCCCGCAAAATCATGTAGGGAAATTAATAAGAGTGAAGAAGGAACAGCAGTCAGCGGCAAATACTGGTTGGATTTCAGCATACTCGAGATACCTGTGTTGGCTTATTGTCACATGGAGACCGAAG TTCGAGTCCAGTCATTTGTGACCGTTTCAAGTTCATGCGCCAACTCTTCGACTGTTCTTTCCGGCTCGAGTGGCATACTGTATTCAAACAAAGCTCAGCGCTACTCTAACCATATGAATTGCAGCTGGAGTCTCCTTTCGGACAACAACATTATGCTTACATTCTTCAAATTCGACACTGAGTGGCAGTACGACTTCGTAAACGTGTACGATGGCAGATCTACATCATCTCCATTGATTGGGCGATATCATGGAACCTCTCTACCTCCAGTCGTTACAAGTTCATCAAAACAACTCTTCATCACTTTTACAAGTGACTTCAGCGTCAGGAAACCAGGGTTTAGGGCAAGTTACCGTG TTGTAAACGAGATCCGCCTTATTGGTAACACGTCATTAACTGGGAGTGTGGAAGTTTTCGCTGACGGCCAATGGGGAACAATCTGTGAAGACGGCTGGGACATTAACGACGCTCACGTGATCTGCAGACAGCTTGGTTTCCCTTCAGCCATTAAAGCCTTTAGCAGCGCCACACACGGTCAAGGATCAGGTCAGATATGGATTCATAGTTTGGAATGCACAGGGAATGAATCTCATATCTACGAGTGCAGCCATAACGATTACAATTGTGATCACTCTGGGGATGCCAGCGTAGAGTGTTCCTCTATCATTCCTTGA